In Nocardioides nitrophenolicus, the genomic window CGTCGTGCGGTGGTGCTCCCCCGGCAGTCGGGCCGGGATCCGGGAGGCGGTCACCTCGCGGATCTGCTCGGCGTACCGCTCCACCACGCGCGGCGCGGCCAAGGTGTCGCCGGTGACCTGGCGGACCTCGAGCAGCCCGGTGTCGACCCGGACGTAGGCCACCAGCCGCGCGCCGCACAGCTCGCGCAGCGAGATCACCAGCTCGTCGAGGGCCTCCTCGACGCTGGCGGTCCCGGTCAGGTCGCGGCCGATCTCACCGGTGGCGGCAAGCCACCGGCGGCGCCACTCGACCTGCTCGTAGGCGCGGGCGTTGTCGATCATCGTGCCGGCCGCGCGCGCGAGCGCCTCGACCAGCGCCTGGTCGGTCGCGGTGAACTCGACGCCGCCGCGCTTGTTGCCGAGGTAGAGATGGCCGAAGGCACGCTCGCGGACCAGCACCGGCGCGCCGAGGAAGCGGTCGATCGTCGGGTGGCTGTCGGGGAACGAGCCGGACGAGACCGGGTGCTCGGCGACGTGCGCCACCCGGATCGAGCGCCGCTCGCGGGGCACCAGCCCCAGCAGGCCGTGCCCCTCCGGCATCCGCCCGATCTTGTCGAAGCGCTCCCCCACGGCCGCATTGGGCACCAGGTCGACGAAGTCACCCTGGTCGTCGACGATCCCCAGCACGCCGAACTCGGCATCGGTGAGTTCGCAGGATGCCTCGACGATGCGGGTCAGCACACCGCGCAGGTCCAGGTCGGAGCCGATCGCGACGACCGCGTCCAACAGGGCGCGGGCCTCGGCCGGCAGCTCGAGCTCCTGGTCCAGGTCCATCGGGTGTCGATCCCCTCCCGCAGCGAACGTCGACCTGTGAAGGCTATCCCTTTACTTTCTCGCGCCACCAACCGCGCATGCCGTTCATCGGCACCGGGACCCAGGTCCTGAGGCATCCGGGACGGGGTACCCGGAACCAGGCGTGGGAAGCCGTCACCAAAGTGCTGGCTCGCGGGTTGAGGGGGCGACGCCGACGAAGGAGTGGACATGGGGCGCTGGCTGAGGATCGCGACGACGGTGCTCGCGCTGACCATCTCGGGAGCGGCGCTGCCCGCGGCCCAGGCGGCCGACCCGGCCGTGCAGATCAGCTTCGACACCCAGCCGAAGGTGACCTTCGCGACGGGCCTCACCTCGTCGGTGGGCACGACCGGCGCGAGCGCCTCCGTCACGCTGCGCGTCACCCGTCCCTCCGCGGTCACGCTCCAGGTGCTCGCGGCGTCGGGCGCCGTGGTCCGCACCTTCGAGACCGTCCGGGCGATCGACGTCTTCTACGAGCTCACCTGGCGGTTCACGGACGCGGCCGGCGCCGACCTTCCCGAGGGCGACTACACGCTGCGGGTCGAAGCCACCGACAGGGACGGCGGGCGAGACGTCGAGAGCTACCCGTTGCCGCTCGACCGGCACACCGTCATCCCGCTCCAGGGCGTGGTCAACGGCGCCACCTACGCCACCAACGCCACGATGTCCGTCGGCCCCAAGCCCGGAGTGACGCTGCGCGCCGCGCAGTTCCTGGTGAACGACGGCTCCCCGACGCGGGCGTGCGCCTTGAGCTCATTGCAGAGCCCCGGCCTCGGCGGGCGTGTCCAGTCGACCTTCAAGGTGTCCGACTGCAGGGAGGGCGTCGCCCACGCCTCCGCCGTGGTCGAGTTCACCGACCGGATCGGGGCCCAGCAGCGTGGCTACACCGCCCCGGTCCCGATCCGGATCGTCGACCGGGTCGCTCCGGCCCCGGCGATCGCGCCGTCCTCGACGTCGTCGGACACCCTGTATCTGCGCGACCCCGACCGGTACGAGACCAGCGAGATCGCGTACGACGTCCGCGAGACGAACCAGATCGCCTCGGCCACCTACGACATCCGCAACCCCATCGGCGTGCGGGTCGCGACCGGCGACCTGGTCAGCGAGGGGAGTACGTGGCCCGAGCGCGCGCGGCGGCTCGTGCTGCGCTGGGACGGCACCCGCAACGACGGCACCCGCCTGCCCGCCGGCCGCTACCGGGTCGCCACCAAGTTCACCGACGCGGCCGGGCTGTCCGCCGCCGGTCCGGCGGTGGTCCTCGACCTCGACACGACCGTTCCCGGTACCCTGGCGACCACCCGGGTCGACGGGTACCGCTGGCAGGTCGTGGTGACCCCGAAGGCCGGCGCCGGCGTCACGGGGGTCGCCGTGTCGACGTCCCCCCGCGCGCAGGCCGCCTCGGAGCTGGTGCCCCTCACGTACGACGCCGCCTCCGGCACCTATCGCACCCTGCTCAGCCTGGCCGGACGATCCGACGGGAGCCACCCGCTCCGCGCTCTGATCACCCGCGGCACCGGCGCCGCGGCAACGACCTTCACGACCGCCGACCAGCAGCTCGAGGTGCTGCCCGACGAGGCGCCGCCCGCGGTCACCCCGCCGGCCAACACCCGGCTCTACCTCGGCCTGCCCGGTCAGTACGCCGCCGGCACCTTCCGCTTCGCGGTGAGCGACCAGTCGAGCGTCGGCTCCTCCGACTTCGTGGTCCGCAACGCCGCGGGGACCGTGGTGGACCACGTCGTCGCCGAGGGCGGCGCGGACGTCACGTCCTTCACCTGGGACGGCACCGGCCCCGACGGGAAGGCGCTGCCCGCCGGCGACTACGTCGTCAGCACCACCTTCACCGACGCGGCCGGCAACGCGACCGCCGCCTCCGCGCCGGTGCGCCTCGACGACATCCTGCCGGGGACGCTCGCGGTCGTGGCGGCCACGGGCAACCGGGTCACCGTCGAGCTCACGCCCGCGCCGGGCGTGACCGTGCACGCCGCCGGGGTCGCGCTGATCGGGTCCAGCTGCTGCAACGCGGCGATGGAGAAGGACGCGGTGTCGGGCCGGTTCCGGGTCACCGTCGACCTCGACAGCCGGCCGGCCGGCACCCACTACCTCACCAGCCTGGTGCTGCGGGACACCCCGGGCGCGGCCGACCCGTACGGCTACGTGTGGACCACGCCGGTCGCGGTGCAGGTCAGCCACTGACCCGCCCCACCGGCGGGGCGGGTCAGAACCGGCGCAGCTGGTACAGCCCGCGGGTGCGGGCCACGACCGTGCCCGCCTCGTCGGTGACCTCGGCGACCAGCTCGAAGTCCGACTTGCCCCGCTCGGCGTACTCCGCCAGCACCCGCTCGATCTCGTCGTCCTCGATCCGAGCGCGGGACACGACCGCGGTGGTGGCGGGCCGCAGGAAGTCGATGGTCATCGACTTGATCAGCGGGACGCCGCCCTCGACGGCCAGGGAGGTGCGCGGGAGCAGGCCGCCGAGGACCTCGGCGACCGTGAACAGCGAGCCGGCGTACGCCGTGCCGAAGTGGTTGACGTTCGGCTCGGCGGGGATCCGCGCGGCCACGGCATTGCGCCCCAGCTCGACGATCTCGACCTGCATCGCGTCGAGGATCGGGATGATGCCGCGGACGTCGGCGGTGGTCTGCTGGAGGTCGGTCACGGCGCCACGGTAGCGACCGACGGGGACGAGCTCACCACGGACGCGGCGGCAGATCCCGGATGTACGGCGCCAGGAGGGCGGCGGACTGCTCGACGGTGAGCACCTCCGCGGGGTCGAGCGGGATGATCTCGCGCCGCGACTCGTCGATCTCCCACACGTCCTCGCCGACCAGGCGGCCCTCGTCGTCGTAGGGCCAGATCATGTGCTCGACGTTGGCGACCAGGTAGTGCGCGCCGGGGTCGACGGGAGCGCCGGCCGCCGCCAGCAGCGCGCCGGGCGTCTGCTGGTAGATGGTCGCTGTCGAGACGATCATGTTGTCGCCGACGGCCAGCCGCTCACCGGCGGCGTAGAAGACGCACTGGGCCGTCCCCGTCCACTCCTCGTAGACCGCCTGGACCGCCTCGGCCCCGTCGAGGACGGTCTGGATGCCGAAGACGTTGAAGTGGTAGACCGGCCTCTCGACCGTCATCTCGGGCGCGAAGATCTCCTTCCAGCGCCCGGCCATCTCCAGGTTGCGGTGGCGGTCGTAGGCCTCCAGCAGCCAGCGGTGGCGCGGCTTGGTCGTGGTCTCCATCAGACGACGGACGGCGGCATTGGTCTGGGTGATGTCGAAGCGGCTCATGGCAGCACCCTCGTCGCTCGGGCCGGTCTGAGTCTTGACACCAGGCGACGGGTTCTTGACCCTGGGCGACATGTCCCTCATTCGTGGCACCTCGCTGCAGGGCTACGGAGAGCTCGTCACCGAGTTGGGCGGCGACGTGCGGGCCCTGCTCGACCTCGCTCATCTCCCCGCCGCCGCGGTGGGCGACCACGACAGCTTCATCAGCTATCGCAGCGTGGTGACCGCCCTCGAGGCCGCGGCCACGGCGACCGGCGCCGCCGACTTCGGCCGCCGGCTGGCGACCCGCTAGGGACTGGAGATCCTCGGCCCCCTGGGCGTCGCCGCGCGCACCGCCGGCTCGGTGGGTGCCGCACTGCAGGCCATCGAACAATACCTCTCGGTCTACAGCCCCGCCATCGCGATCACGGTGACCGCGCCCGCGGGCCGGCGGCTCGCGGAGCTGACCTGGCGCATCGCCGTACGCCGCCCGCCGCCGCACCGCCAGGCCGCCGAGCTCGCGCTGGGGGTCTCCGTCCGGGTCTTCCAGCTGCTCGCCGGCGCGGGCTTCGTCCCGCGCTCGGTCCAGCTGCGCCATCAGCCGCTGGGCGACGAGGCGGCGTACCGGACCTACTTCGGCTGCCCCGTCGAGTTCGCCACCGACGGCTACGGCTTCCGGTTCCCGGCCGCGGTGCTCGCCCAGCCCCTCGGCGACGACGGCGACGTGCACGCGGTCGTGCAGCAGTATCTCGGCACGATCGCGGTCCCCGCCGCCTCCGCGACCGCCGACGCGGTGGCCGAGCTGGTGCGGCACATGCTGCCCACGGGCACCCTCGACCTGGACCTGGTCGCGGGCCAGCTCGCGGTGCACCGGCGCACCCTCCAGCGCCAGCTCGCCGAGCAGGGCACCTCCTTCGCCGCGCTCGTCGACCAGGTACGCCGCGACGAGGCCGAGCGCTACCTGCGCGAGACCGACATGCCGCTCGGCCAGCTCGCCGGCGTCCTCGGCCTGAGCGAGCAGAGCGCGCTCTCGCGCGCCAGCCGCCGGTGGTTCGGCCGGCCACCGAAGCAGGTCCGGCAGGAAGCCCGGGCGGTGTCACCGCAGGTCCAGAACGTGCCGCGCGAGGTCAAGACCTGAGCCCGCCGCGTGCTCGGTCAGGCCACGTCGTACGTCGCCCGGCCGAGCCGCGGGTGCGCGGAGCCCTCGAGCAGCACGCCGGCCACCCGGTCGACGTCGTCGATCATGGGCACGTGACCGCAGCCGGGCAGGCTCACGTGGACGGCGTCCGGGAGCGCCCGGCGGGCCCGGCCCGCCTGGTACGGGAGCAGCACCAGGTCGCGGGTGCCCCAAGCGACGGTGACCGGGATGGCCGGGTCGATCGGGCGGTCGAACGGGAAGCCGCCGTCGATGATCGTCTCCAGCGCCGGCCGCGCGTGGACCAGCCCGCGCAGGTCGCCCAGCGCGGCCTCCGGGCTGAGCCGGCCGCCCTTGGTCATCAGCAGCCCGAACGCCGCCGCCCGGCCGGGTCCGGTCTTGAGGATCGCGGGCGCCACCGGCTGCGCGATCGTCGCGGCGCCGGTGAGCAGGGTGAACACCGCACGGATGTAGGCGAAGTCGACCCGATTGCGCCAGAACCCCGCCGGCGCCAGCGTGGTCGCGCTGCTCACCAGGTCGTCGGCCGCCGCCTCCAGGGCGATCCGGCCGCCGAGCGAGTTGCCGGCTATATGGGGCCGGTCGAGGCCCTGCTCGACGAAGAAGTCCTCGAGGATGTCGCGCAGGATGTCGCGCACCGGTCGGCCGTCGGGCACCAACGCCGGCGACTCCCCGTGACCGGGCAGGTCGATGAGGATCACCTCGCGCTCCTCGGCCAGCCGGTCGACCACCGGGTACCACGCCTGCCGGCGGTGTCCGATCCCGTGGACCAGGACGAGCGGCTCCCCCGAGCCGATCCGTTCGTGGGCAAGCATGGCGACCTCGCTCCCTCCGCACCGACGCTGGTGCGACAGATAGGTGCAACGGTGAGTTGCGGATACCGAGGGTATGGGACGTGCTTGCTAGGCGCAAGCACCTGGTCGCACCCCCGGGTCACCCCACCGCTCCCGGCTCAGGCGGCGCGTGGTCGGGCGGGTGCGTAGGCCATCCCGGCCTTGCGGAGGTTGTCGAGGGTGTTGCGTGGTGGTGGTGTCCAGACGGGTTGTCCGGTGTCCTCGTCGATGCGGACCACCCAGGGGGTTTGGTGGGTCAGGGTGTGGTGGTGGCGGCAGAGCATGACGAGGTTGTCGAGACTGGTGGTGCCTTGTTCGGCCCAGTGGGTGATGTGGTGGGCGTCGCAGGCCAGTGGCATGCGGGTGCAGCCGGGGAAGGCGCAGTGTCGGTCCCGGATCACCAGCGCGGTCCACAGGGCGGGGGTGACGAGGCGTTGGGCCCGGCCCACGTCGAGGACCTGGCTGTGGGTGCCGAGGACGGCGGGGATGATCTCGGCGTCACAGGCCATCCGCCGCACCGCGGTCGCGGACAGGCGGGTGCCGCTCGGGGTCTGGCCGTTGCGCGCCAGTCCGGTGTCGATGACTTGTTGGCGGAGGCTGTCGTGGTCGATGAGGACCACCACTCGGGGCTGGGCGCCGTGGTCCCTGGGGAGGTTGCCGGTGAGGTTGCCGGTGAGTTGGTCGGTGAGGGTGAGCCGGTTACACGCCTCGACCAGGGCGTCCCATAGCCGGGCGCCGGCGTCACGGACGTCGCGTCCGTCGTGGGCGCATTCGGGGTCCAGGCAGGCCCGGGCGGTGGCCACCCCGTCGGTGTCGTAGGCCGGGGCCCCGGCCGGCCGGGGGATCCCACCGCAGGCGCTCGGCGCGGAGGTCACCGGCGCCGCGAGCGGCAGCAGGACCGCCTTGATCGCCTCGGTGTCCTCGAGGGTGCCGTAGCCGTTGAGGCGGACCCCGCCGAGACCGTCCTCGGCGAAGGACAGGTGGCGGGCGTGGTGGGCACCGCGTTCGGCCTTGGCCTTCTCCTTGTCTGCGTTGACGAGTGCGGCGTCGGGGTCGAGTCCACG contains:
- a CDS encoding YiiD C-terminal domain-containing protein translates to MTDLQQTTADVRGIIPILDAMQVEIVELGRNAVAARIPAEPNVNHFGTAYAGSLFTVAEVLGGLLPRTSLAVEGGVPLIKSMTIDFLRPATTAVVSRARIEDDEIERVLAEYAERGKSDFELVAEVTDEAGTVVARTRGLYQLRRF
- a CDS encoding alpha/beta fold hydrolase is translated as MLAHERIGSGEPLVLVHGIGHRRQAWYPVVDRLAEEREVILIDLPGHGESPALVPDGRPVRDILRDILEDFFVEQGLDRPHIAGNSLGGRIALEAAADDLVSSATTLAPAGFWRNRVDFAYIRAVFTLLTGAATIAQPVAPAILKTGPGRAAAFGLLMTKGGRLSPEAALGDLRGLVHARPALETIIDGGFPFDRPIDPAIPVTVAWGTRDLVLLPYQAGRARRALPDAVHVSLPGCGHVPMIDDVDRVAGVLLEGSAHPRLGRATYDVA
- a CDS encoding GAF domain-containing sensor histidine kinase — its product is MDLDQELELPAEARALLDAVVAIGSDLDLRGVLTRIVEASCELTDAEFGVLGIVDDQGDFVDLVPNAAVGERFDKIGRMPEGHGLLGLVPRERRSIRVAHVAEHPVSSGSFPDSHPTIDRFLGAPVLVRERAFGHLYLGNKRGGVEFTATDQALVEALARAAGTMIDNARAYEQVEWRRRWLAATGEIGRDLTGTASVEEALDELVISLRELCGARLVAYVRVDTGLLEVRQVTGDTLAAPRVVERYAEQIREVTASRIPARLPGEHHRTTLVVPVHTRLAGPGVILVDRAEESPSLREIMLDLVAVTAAQLGLILDRRQALRERAQLLVARDRDRIARDLHDLVIQRLFATGMQLQGARDLDPAELRTRVDGAVAELDGVIKELRSVIFELGTGSDRPLLEDVRGLLTEYAPVLGFQPLLRIQGPVDRALVPEAGAHVLGTLREALSNVARHAAASTVTVELTASSAWFRLRVVDDGVGFDPTVASAGHGTGNLRSRAEELGGHLLVSSAPGQGTVLEWVIPAVG
- a CDS encoding HNH endonuclease signature motif containing protein; this translates as MSSLGALSTATAAADRAAELARLDWHELEGLDAVNVVESITAARSFLDAALLRGIERLEATDAVRELGWASVKDYLTHLTGGHKGSGGGLVRAVEQLRDLPEVQTALETGHVTLPQARAIAAKVHTLPRVPEFRTAVAGAMLELVDTHHYDASDLQNAFGDVVRGLDPDAALVNADKEKAKAERGAHHARHLSFAEDGLGGVRLNGYGTLEDTEAIKAVLLPLAAPVTSAPSACGGIPRPAGAPAYDTDGVATARACLDPECAHDGRDVRDAGARLWDALVEACNRLTLTDQLTGNLTGNLPRDHGAQPRVVVLIDHDSLRQQVIDTGLARNGQTPSGTRLSATAVRRMACDAEIIPAVLGTHSQVLDVGRAQRLVTPALWTALVIRDRHCAFPGCTRMPLACDAHHITHWAEQGTTSLDNLVMLCRHHHTLTHQTPWVVRIDEDTGQPVWTPPPRNTLDNLRKAGMAYAPARPRAA
- a CDS encoding helix-turn-helix transcriptional regulator, which codes for MLPTGTLDLDLVAGQLAVHRRTLQRQLAEQGTSFAALVDQVRRDEAERYLRETDMPLGQLAGVLGLSEQSALSRASRRWFGRPPKQVRQEARAVSPQVQNVPREVKT
- a CDS encoding FlgD immunoglobulin-like domain containing protein; protein product: MGRWLRIATTVLALTISGAALPAAQAADPAVQISFDTQPKVTFATGLTSSVGTTGASASVTLRVTRPSAVTLQVLAASGAVVRTFETVRAIDVFYELTWRFTDAAGADLPEGDYTLRVEATDRDGGRDVESYPLPLDRHTVIPLQGVVNGATYATNATMSVGPKPGVTLRAAQFLVNDGSPTRACALSSLQSPGLGGRVQSTFKVSDCREGVAHASAVVEFTDRIGAQQRGYTAPVPIRIVDRVAPAPAIAPSSTSSDTLYLRDPDRYETSEIAYDVRETNQIASATYDIRNPIGVRVATGDLVSEGSTWPERARRLVLRWDGTRNDGTRLPAGRYRVATKFTDAAGLSAAGPAVVLDLDTTVPGTLATTRVDGYRWQVVVTPKAGAGVTGVAVSTSPRAQAASELVPLTYDAASGTYRTLLSLAGRSDGSHPLRALITRGTGAAATTFTTADQQLEVLPDEAPPAVTPPANTRLYLGLPGQYAAGTFRFAVSDQSSVGSSDFVVRNAAGTVVDHVVAEGGADVTSFTWDGTGPDGKALPAGDYVVSTTFTDAAGNATAASAPVRLDDILPGTLAVVAATGNRVTVELTPAPGVTVHAAGVALIGSSCCNAAMEKDAVSGRFRVTVDLDSRPAGTHYLTSLVLRDTPGAADPYGYVWTTPVAVQVSH